Proteins encoded within one genomic window of [Enterobacter] lignolyticus SCF1:
- a CDS encoding AraC family transcriptional regulator, protein MNGKSDISHVKNETTYNIPLVLDENVISSGISLISLWHTLADESYNVIWPRDKKKPLIPNSWVAVYTLQGCGRLYLRDGRDITLNGNCIIFLKPMDILSYHCAGLLWEQYWMEFTPTSVMEIPLLQTGIIYNGDVFNQELMDVTALIASKIPLKNNLAVAFLTKMIYQWICLISENAQKDSQIIRMEKLLSVLHGDLQKNWSVSEMALHMQCSEQYLRRLFLRYTGKTPKEYYLDARLDLAHSLLRQEGMTVGKTADMLNFFDPFHFSKAFKRRFGRAPSDLLKAPGRESIP, encoded by the coding sequence ATGAATGGAAAAAGTGATATTTCGCATGTAAAAAACGAAACCACCTATAACATTCCCTTAGTTCTTGATGAAAATGTGATCTCTAGCGGTATTTCTCTTATATCTTTGTGGCATACGCTGGCCGACGAAAGTTATAACGTGATCTGGCCACGGGATAAGAAAAAACCACTCATTCCGAACTCCTGGGTTGCGGTCTACACCCTGCAAGGGTGCGGCAGGCTGTACCTGCGGGATGGTCGTGATATAACGCTTAATGGAAACTGTATTATCTTCCTGAAACCCATGGATATTCTTTCTTATCACTGCGCAGGACTACTCTGGGAGCAATACTGGATGGAATTTACCCCCACCAGCGTCATGGAAATTCCGCTATTGCAGACAGGTATAATATATAATGGTGATGTATTTAATCAGGAATTAATGGATGTCACTGCGCTAATCGCCAGTAAAATTCCGCTAAAAAATAATCTGGCAGTCGCTTTCCTCACTAAAATGATATATCAATGGATTTGTCTTATTTCAGAAAATGCCCAGAAAGACAGCCAGATTATTCGCATGGAAAAATTACTCTCGGTATTACACGGCGATCTGCAAAAAAACTGGAGCGTCAGTGAGATGGCGCTGCATATGCAGTGCAGCGAACAGTATTTACGCCGCCTCTTTTTGCGCTACACCGGTAAAACGCCAAAGGAGTACTATCTTGACGCCAGACTGGATCTGGCGCATTCCCTGCTGCGCCAGGAGGGCATGACGGTGGGTAAGACGGCGGATATGCTGAACTTCTTTGACCCTTTTCACTTTAGCAAAGCATTTAAACGCCGATTCGGCAGGGCGCCCTCCGACCTTCTGAAGGCGCCTGGCCGCGAATCAATCCCTTAG
- a CDS encoding solute:sodium symporter family transporter encodes MNIQQIVSFIAFTLLVAVITWWKVRKQDTASQQGYFLAGRSLKAPVIAASLMLTNLSTEQLVGLSGQAYKSGMSVMGWEVTSAVTLIFLALIFLPRYLRRGIATIPDFLEERYDKTTRIFIDFCFLIATGVCFLPIILYSGALAFNSMFHVTETFSVSQGAAIWIMVMVLGGCGILYAVVGGMRAIAVADVINGIGLTIGGLLVPFFGLLAMGNGSFSSGISKLTRDHSQLLNSVGSHSDPLPIGAAFTGLILVNTFYWCTNQGIVQRTLASKSLAEGQKGALLTAVLKMLDPLILVLPGVIAFHLFQDLPRADMAYPALVNRVMPLPLVGFFSAVLFGAIISAFCGFLNSASTLFSMGIYRRVINEQATPAQLVTVGRRFGFVVAAVSVLVAPWIANAPQGLYSWMKQLNGIYNVPLVTIIIMGFFFPRIPALAAKVAMGLGIVSYITINYLVKFDIHFLYVLACTFCINVVVMLVIGAVKPRATPFKFHDAFAVDMKPWKNVKIASIGVLFAMVGVYSGLAQFGGYSTRWLAIFSYSITALVVIYLLIDSWRHRYDPSATCVANAKDPL; translated from the coding sequence ATGAACATTCAACAAATTGTGAGCTTTATAGCATTTACATTGCTGGTCGCCGTCATTACCTGGTGGAAAGTACGAAAACAGGATACCGCTTCCCAACAGGGGTATTTTCTGGCGGGACGATCGTTAAAAGCGCCGGTGATTGCGGCATCGCTGATGCTCACCAATCTGTCCACCGAGCAGTTGGTCGGTTTGTCCGGACAGGCATACAAAAGCGGTATGTCAGTGATGGGCTGGGAAGTCACTTCCGCCGTCACGCTGATTTTCCTGGCGCTGATTTTTTTGCCGCGCTATTTGCGGCGCGGTATTGCCACCATTCCCGACTTTCTGGAAGAACGCTATGACAAAACTACCCGCATCTTCATCGATTTCTGTTTCCTGATTGCCACAGGCGTCTGCTTTCTGCCGATTATTCTCTATTCCGGCGCGCTGGCGTTTAACAGCATGTTCCATGTGACTGAGACGTTTAGTGTTTCGCAGGGGGCGGCTATCTGGATCATGGTTATGGTTTTAGGGGGATGCGGCATTTTGTACGCCGTGGTTGGCGGCATGCGCGCAATTGCTGTGGCCGATGTGATTAACGGCATTGGGTTGACGATAGGCGGATTGCTGGTACCGTTCTTTGGCCTGCTGGCCATGGGAAACGGCAGCTTTTCCAGCGGGATAAGCAAGCTGACCCGCGATCACAGCCAGCTGCTCAACTCTGTCGGTAGCCACTCGGACCCGCTGCCCATCGGCGCGGCGTTTACCGGACTTATCCTGGTGAACACCTTTTACTGGTGTACGAATCAGGGCATTGTGCAGCGTACTCTGGCGTCGAAAAGCCTGGCGGAAGGACAAAAAGGCGCGCTATTGACCGCCGTGCTCAAAATGCTCGACCCGCTGATTCTGGTACTGCCCGGGGTTATCGCCTTCCACCTGTTTCAGGACTTACCCAGGGCTGATATGGCCTATCCGGCGCTGGTGAACCGGGTGATGCCGTTGCCATTGGTCGGTTTCTTTAGCGCGGTATTATTCGGCGCCATCATTAGCGCATTTTGCGGTTTTCTCAACAGCGCGTCGACGCTGTTCAGCATGGGTATTTATCGCCGCGTGATCAATGAGCAGGCAACGCCCGCGCAGCTGGTAACCGTCGGTCGCCGTTTCGGATTTGTGGTTGCGGCTGTCTCGGTTCTGGTCGCTCCATGGATAGCGAATGCCCCGCAGGGGCTGTACAGCTGGATGAAACAGCTAAACGGTATCTACAACGTTCCGCTGGTAACCATCATCATCATGGGTTTCTTCTTTCCGCGCATCCCCGCGCTGGCGGCGAAGGTGGCGATGGGGCTCGGTATCGTTAGCTATATCACCATTAATTATCTGGTGAAGTTTGATATCCATTTTCTGTACGTACTGGCCTGCACCTTCTGCATCAATGTAGTGGTGATGCTGGTTATTGGAGCAGTGAAGCCACGCGCAACGCCATTTAAGTTCCATGATGCTTTTGCGGTGGACATGAAACCGTGGAAAAACGTCAAAATCGCGTCAATTGGCGTCCTGTTCGCGATGGTTGGCGTTTATTCCGGTCTGGCGCAGTTTGGCGGCTATAGCACGCGCTGGCTGGCCATTTTCAGCTACAGCATCACGGCCCTGGTGGTCATCTATCTGCTTATTGATAGCTGGCGGCACCGCTATGACCCATCGGCGACCTGTGTTGCTAATGCTAAGGACCCGCTATGA
- a CDS encoding sulfatase-like hydrolase/transferase — translation MKRPNFLFIMTDTQATNMVGCYSGKPLNTNHIDKLAAEGIRFNSAFTCSPVCTPARAGLFTGIYANQSGPWTNNVAPGRNISTMGRYFKDAGYRTCYIGKWHLDGHDYFGTGVCPPEWDAEFWYDGANYLAELSEEQISLWRNGLNCLEDLERHHIDDTFTWAHRISNRAVDYLARSERADEPFLLVVSYDEPHHPFTCPAEYLQKYQDFYYDLGDKGRDDLRDKPQHHRLWAQAMPSPVGEDALYHHPMYFACNDFVDDQIGRVVNALTLEQRENTWIIYTSDHGEMMGAHRLISKGAAMYDDITRIPLIMRPPLGQPAEVETPVSHIDLLPTLMALAGIHQPDILPGENILQARADRGVMVEFNRYEIEHDSFGGFIPVRCWVTDRWKLVLNLFTSDELYDRWHDPDELTNLIDDERVASVRNQLHDSLLDYMDVIRDPFRTYQWSMRPWRTDAAPRWMGAFRPRPEDGYSPVVRDYDTGLPTRGVKVEDKTQKF, via the coding sequence ATGAAACGTCCCAATTTTCTCTTTATCATGACCGACACCCAGGCTACTAATATGGTGGGGTGCTACAGCGGTAAGCCGTTGAACACTAATCATATTGATAAGCTGGCGGCGGAGGGGATCCGCTTTAACTCCGCCTTTACCTGTTCGCCGGTGTGTACGCCCGCTCGCGCCGGGCTGTTTACCGGCATCTACGCGAACCAGTCAGGACCGTGGACCAATAACGTGGCGCCTGGGCGCAATATCTCCACCATGGGGCGCTATTTTAAGGATGCGGGTTACCGCACCTGCTATATCGGTAAATGGCACCTCGACGGGCATGATTATTTCGGTACCGGCGTCTGTCCGCCGGAGTGGGACGCAGAGTTCTGGTATGACGGCGCGAACTACCTCGCCGAGCTGAGCGAGGAACAGATTAGCCTCTGGCGTAACGGACTGAACTGCCTGGAGGATCTTGAGCGTCATCATATCGATGACACCTTTACCTGGGCACACCGCATCAGCAACCGGGCCGTGGACTATCTCGCCCGCTCTGAACGTGCTGACGAGCCATTTCTGCTGGTTGTTTCCTACGATGAACCGCATCACCCTTTCACCTGTCCGGCAGAGTATCTGCAAAAATATCAGGACTTTTATTACGATCTTGGCGACAAAGGGCGGGACGATCTGCGCGATAAACCGCAGCATCACCGCCTGTGGGCGCAGGCAATGCCATCTCCGGTCGGCGAAGACGCCCTCTACCATCATCCGATGTATTTTGCCTGCAACGATTTTGTCGATGACCAGATAGGCCGCGTTGTGAACGCGCTGACGCTGGAACAGCGGGAAAACACGTGGATTATCTATACCTCTGACCACGGTGAAATGATGGGCGCCCACAGGCTTATCAGTAAAGGCGCGGCGATGTATGACGATATCACCCGCATCCCGCTGATTATGCGTCCGCCTCTTGGGCAACCGGCCGAAGTGGAGACACCGGTCAGCCATATTGACCTGCTGCCGACGCTGATGGCGCTGGCGGGTATTCATCAGCCGGACATTTTGCCGGGCGAGAATATCCTGCAGGCGAGGGCGGATCGTGGGGTGATGGTCGAATTTAACCGCTATGAAATCGAACACGACAGCTTCGGCGGCTTTATTCCGGTGCGGTGCTGGGTCACCGATCGCTGGAAGCTGGTGCTGAACCTGTTTACCAGCGATGAGCTGTACGACAGGTGGCACGACCCGGACGAACTCACTAACCTTATCGACGACGAGCGCGTGGCCTCAGTGCGTAATCAGCTTCACGACAGCCTGCTGGACTATATGGACGTTATCCGCGATCCGTTTCGGACCTATCAATGGAGCATGCGGCCATGGCGTACCGACGCCGCCCCCCGCTGGATGGGGGCCTTTCGACCGCGACCCGAGGACGGCTATTCGCCAGTGGTACGCGATTACGATACCGGGCTGCCGACGCGGGGTGTTAAGGTAGAGGACAAAACGCAGAAATTTTGA
- a CDS encoding YidH family protein: MNISRLGEAPDYRFSLANERTFLAWIRTALGFLAAGVGLDQLAPDFATPLIREVLALLLCLFAGALAVYGYLRWLNNEKAMRLKEDLPYTRGLLVISVTLLIVAAVVMALVLYGG; this comes from the coding sequence ATGAACATTTCTCGCCTCGGCGAAGCGCCGGACTACCGCTTTTCGCTGGCCAATGAACGCACGTTTCTCGCGTGGATCCGCACCGCTCTCGGCTTTCTGGCGGCAGGCGTCGGCCTCGATCAGCTGGCGCCTGATTTCGCCACGCCGCTGATTCGCGAAGTGCTGGCGCTACTCCTGTGCCTGTTTGCCGGCGCCCTGGCCGTCTACGGCTATCTGCGCTGGCTGAACAACGAAAAGGCGATGCGTCTGAAGGAGGATCTGCCCTATACCCGCGGCCTGCTGGTGATTAGCGTTACTTTGCTGATCGTGGCGGCGGTGGTGATGGCGCTGGTGCTGTATGGCGGCTAA
- a CDS encoding DUF202 domain-containing protein yields the protein MAANRKARRESDPGLQPERTSLAWFRTLLGYGALMALAIKHSWHRAGLPFWLSLGVLAVVALILWRYTRHRNLMDVTRSDFAQPRAVRDKFLISLAVLSLALLFSVTHLRQLILFVQGLA from the coding sequence ATGGCGGCTAACCGGAAGGCGCGGCGGGAGAGCGACCCCGGCCTTCAGCCTGAACGCACCTCGCTTGCCTGGTTTCGCACGCTGCTGGGCTATGGCGCGCTGATGGCGCTGGCGATAAAACACAGCTGGCACCGGGCGGGGCTGCCGTTCTGGCTATCGCTCGGGGTGCTGGCGGTGGTCGCGCTGATCCTCTGGCGCTACACCCGCCACCGCAACCTGATGGACGTCACGCGCAGCGATTTCGCCCAGCCTCGCGCAGTGCGTGATAAATTTTTGATCTCCCTCGCAGTGCTTTCCCTCGCATTACTGTTTTCTGTAACACATCTCCGGCAACTCATTTTATTTGTACAAGGACTCGCATGA
- a CDS encoding anaerobic sulfatase maturase encodes MAKPAGSRCNLRCRYCFYLDKPQYAMMDDATLTLFIRQQIAAQPGEDVQFAWQGGEPTLCGLDFFHRVVELQQQYGHGKRIHNALQTNGILLNDAWCRFLKEHDWLVGISLDGPPELHDRYRQSRSGRPTHHQVMAAIERLRRHGVAFNLLTVINRHNSQQPQRLYRYLRQLGTPFIQFIPLLELDAEQQPDALSVTAKGWGDFLRAVFTVWVREDVGRVYVQLFDSTLGVWSGYPAQMCSLGETCGHAFALEANGDVYQCDHYVTPEHRLGNLHQTTLTDLNCSPDAITFGEMKKSTLPEVCQRCPALRLCNGDCPKHRLANGRSALCEGYQDFFTWSAPYMRVMRDLLAQHRSPVELMVMLRQQPI; translated from the coding sequence ATGGCCAAACCGGCAGGTTCACGCTGTAACCTCCGCTGCCGCTACTGTTTTTATCTCGATAAACCGCAATACGCGATGATGGATGACGCCACGCTGACGCTGTTCATTCGCCAGCAGATTGCCGCGCAGCCGGGCGAGGACGTTCAGTTTGCCTGGCAGGGCGGCGAGCCGACGCTGTGCGGCCTCGACTTTTTTCACCGGGTTGTCGAACTGCAGCAGCAGTACGGCCATGGCAAGCGTATTCATAACGCGCTGCAGACTAACGGTATTTTGCTTAACGACGCGTGGTGCCGTTTTCTCAAAGAGCATGACTGGCTGGTGGGTATCTCCCTCGATGGCCCACCCGAGCTGCACGACCGTTATCGCCAGAGCCGTAGCGGCAGGCCGACACACCATCAGGTGATGGCGGCAATCGAGCGGCTTCGCCGCCACGGCGTGGCGTTCAACCTGCTGACGGTCATCAACCGCCACAATAGCCAGCAGCCTCAGCGCCTGTACCGCTATTTGCGCCAGCTCGGCACGCCGTTTATTCAGTTTATTCCGCTGCTTGAGCTGGATGCGGAACAGCAGCCCGATGCGCTATCGGTTACGGCTAAAGGGTGGGGGGATTTTCTGCGGGCGGTGTTTACGGTTTGGGTAAGGGAGGACGTCGGCCGCGTTTACGTACAGCTTTTTGACTCTACGCTCGGCGTGTGGAGTGGCTATCCCGCGCAGATGTGTTCCCTTGGCGAAACCTGTGGCCATGCGTTTGCGCTGGAGGCCAATGGCGATGTTTACCAGTGTGATCACTACGTAACGCCTGAACACCGGTTGGGCAATCTGCATCAGACGACGCTAACCGATCTAAACTGCAGCCCTGATGCTATCACCTTTGGCGAGATGAAAAAAAGCACGCTTCCAGAAGTGTGCCAGCGCTGTCCGGCGCTCAGGCTGTGTAACGGCGATTGCCCTAAACACCGGCTGGCGAACGGGCGCAGCGCGCTCTGTGAAGGCTATCAGGATTTTTTCACCTGGAGCGCGCCCTATATGCGCGTTATGCGTGATCTTTTGGCGCAGCATCGCTCACCGGTGGAGCTGATGGTGATGCTGCGCCAACAGCCGATTTAG
- the dsdA gene encoding D-serine ammonia-lyase — translation MNNAEMTTLLANYPLVEDLVALKETTWINPRATTLVEGLPAVGLTEADVQDAHARLERFAPYLAQAFPETAATNGIIESELVAIPAMQRRLEKEYGAPLPGTLLLKKDSHLPISGSIKARGGIYEVLAHAEKLALEAGLLNVEDDYSILLEPRFKDFFNQYSIAVGSTGNLGMSIGIMSARIGFKVTVHMSADAREWKKAKLRSHGVTVVEYEQDYGVAVEQGRKAAESDPNCFFIDDENSRTLFLGYAVAGQRLKAQFAQQGRVVDSEHPLFVYLPCGVGGGPGGVAFGLKLAFGDDVHCLFAEPTHSPCMLLGVYTGLHDGIAVQDLGIDNQTAADGLAVGRASGFVGRAMEKLLDGFYTLDDQTMYDMLGWLAQEEGIRLEPSALAGMAGPQRAGTGLAGAHAPQATHLVWATGGGMVPEDEMARYLSRGR, via the coding sequence ATGAACAACGCTGAAATGACTACCTTACTGGCTAACTATCCTCTGGTGGAGGATCTGGTCGCCCTGAAGGAGACCACCTGGATTAACCCCCGCGCCACGACGCTTGTCGAAGGGCTGCCCGCCGTGGGGTTAACCGAAGCGGACGTCCAGGACGCGCATGCCAGGCTGGAACGTTTTGCGCCTTACCTGGCGCAGGCGTTTCCCGAAACCGCGGCGACAAACGGTATTATCGAATCTGAGCTGGTGGCCATTCCGGCCATGCAGCGCAGGCTGGAAAAAGAGTATGGCGCCCCGCTTCCCGGCACGCTGCTGCTGAAAAAAGACAGCCATCTGCCGATCTCCGGCTCCATCAAAGCGCGCGGCGGGATTTATGAAGTGCTGGCGCACGCCGAAAAGCTGGCGCTGGAAGCAGGCCTGCTCAACGTTGAGGACGACTACAGCATCCTGCTGGAGCCGCGCTTCAAAGACTTCTTCAACCAGTACAGCATCGCAGTAGGCTCGACAGGCAACCTGGGGATGTCCATCGGCATTATGAGCGCCCGTATCGGCTTTAAGGTGACGGTGCATATGTCGGCTGACGCCCGCGAATGGAAAAAAGCCAAACTGCGCAGCCACGGCGTCACGGTGGTGGAATACGAGCAGGATTACGGCGTCGCGGTTGAGCAGGGGCGCAAAGCGGCGGAGTCCGACCCGAACTGCTTCTTTATCGACGACGAAAACTCCCGCACGCTGTTCCTCGGCTATGCGGTGGCCGGGCAGCGCCTGAAGGCGCAGTTTGCGCAGCAGGGGCGCGTTGTTGATAGCGAGCACCCGCTGTTTGTCTACCTGCCCTGCGGCGTCGGCGGCGGACCTGGCGGCGTGGCCTTCGGCCTGAAGCTGGCGTTTGGCGATGACGTGCATTGCCTGTTTGCCGAGCCGACGCACTCGCCGTGCATGCTGCTGGGCGTCTATACCGGGCTGCATGACGGTATCGCGGTTCAGGATTTAGGCATTGATAACCAGACGGCGGCCGATGGTCTGGCGGTGGGACGCGCCTCCGGGTTTGTCGGCCGGGCGATGGAGAAACTGCTCGACGGCTTCTACACCCTGGACGATCAGACGATGTACGACATGCTCGGCTGGCTGGCGCAAGAAGAGGGCATTCGCCTTGAGCCTTCGGCGCTGGCGGGTATGGCGGGCCCGCAGCGGGCAGGCACAGGGCTGGCGGGCGCGCATGCGCCGCAGGCGACGCACCTGGTCTGGGCCACCGGCGGCGGTATGGTGCCGGAAGACGAGATGGCGCGCTATCTGTCCCGCGGCCGCTAA
- the dsdX gene encoding D-serine transporter DsdX: MESQIWVVSTLLISIVLIVLTIVKFKLHPFLALLLASFFVGAMMGMSPIAMVNAIEEGIGGTLGFLAAVIGLGTILGKMMEVSGAAERIGLTLQRCRWLSADVIMVLVGLICGITLFVEVGVVLLIPLAFSIAKKTHTSLLKLAIPLCTALMAVHCVVPPHPAALYVTNKLGADIGTVIVYGLLVGLMASLVGGPLYLKLLGNRLPFKTVPAEFANLEVREESSLPSLGATLFTVLLPIGLMLVKTIAELNMAKGGSLYMLLQFIGNPITAMFIAVFVAYYILGLRQKMGMSILLKHTENGFGAIANILLIIGAGGAFNAILKGSGLADTLAVILSGMHMHPILLAWLVALILHAAVGSATVAMMGATAIVAPMLPLYPNVSPEIITIAIGSGAIGCTIVTDSLFWLVKQYCGATLNETFKYYTTATFIASILALAATFLLSFII, encoded by the coding sequence ATGGAATCGCAAATTTGGGTTGTGAGCACTCTGCTTATCAGCATCGTGTTGATTGTATTGACCATTGTAAAATTTAAATTACACCCGTTTCTGGCGCTGCTGCTGGCGAGCTTCTTCGTTGGCGCAATGATGGGCATGAGCCCGATTGCGATGGTCAACGCCATCGAGGAGGGGATCGGCGGCACGCTGGGCTTCCTCGCGGCGGTGATCGGCCTGGGAACGATTCTCGGTAAAATGATGGAAGTGTCCGGCGCGGCGGAGCGCATCGGCCTGACGCTACAGCGCTGCCGCTGGCTGTCGGCAGACGTCATTATGGTGCTGGTGGGGCTTATCTGCGGCATCACGCTGTTCGTCGAAGTGGGCGTGGTGCTGCTGATCCCGCTGGCGTTTTCTATCGCCAAAAAGACCCATACCTCGCTGCTGAAGCTGGCTATTCCGCTGTGCACCGCGCTGATGGCCGTTCACTGCGTCGTGCCGCCGCACCCGGCGGCGCTGTATGTCACCAACAAGCTCGGCGCGGACATTGGCACCGTTATCGTCTACGGTCTGCTGGTCGGCCTGATGGCGTCGCTGGTCGGCGGGCCGCTGTATCTGAAGCTGCTCGGCAACCGTCTGCCGTTTAAAACGGTCCCTGCGGAGTTTGCTAACCTTGAAGTGCGCGAGGAGTCCTCGCTGCCGTCGCTGGGCGCAACGCTGTTTACCGTCCTGCTGCCGATCGGCCTGATGCTGGTGAAAACCATCGCCGAGCTGAACATGGCGAAAGGCGGCTCGCTGTATATGCTGCTGCAGTTTATCGGTAACCCGATAACCGCAATGTTTATCGCCGTCTTCGTGGCCTACTACATTCTGGGGCTGCGGCAGAAAATGGGCATGAGCATCCTGCTCAAGCATACCGAGAACGGCTTTGGCGCTATCGCCAATATCCTGCTGATCATCGGCGCAGGCGGCGCGTTCAACGCCATTCTCAAGGGCAGCGGCCTGGCGGATACGCTGGCGGTGATTTTGTCCGGTATGCATATGCACCCGATTTTGCTCGCCTGGCTGGTGGCGCTTATCCTGCACGCCGCGGTAGGCTCCGCGACGGTCGCCATGATGGGCGCCACGGCTATTGTCGCGCCGATGCTGCCGCTGTATCCGAACGTCAGCCCGGAGATCATTACCATCGCCATCGGCTCTGGCGCCATTGGCTGCACCATCGTAACGGATTCCCTGTTCTGGCTGGTGAAGCAATATTGCGGGGCAACCCTCAATGAGACCTTCAAGTACTATACGACGGCAACCTTTATTGCCTCGATACTGGCGCTGGCCGCAACATTCCTGCTTTCTTTCATCATCTGA
- the dsdC gene encoding DNA-binding transcriptional regulator DsdC: MDVATDVRNRLLNGWQLSKLYTFEVAARHESFALAADELSLTPGAISHRINQLEDELGIQLFVRSHRKVELTREGKRVFWAVKASLDALNQEVLDIKNQELSGTLTVYCRPSIAQCWLVPALGDFTRRYPAISLTMLTGNDDVNLQRSGIDLALYFDDTPSSHLNHHFLMDEAILPVCSPQYARTYELLRHPDNLRHCTLLHDRQAWSHDSGTDEWSSWAQHAGIALPQSAGIGFDRSDLAVIAAINHVGVAMGRQRLVQKRLDSGELVAPFGELTLKCHQYYYISTLPGRQWPKIDAFISWLQGLANPTKSSAASG; encoded by the coding sequence ATGGATGTGGCCACTGATGTCAGAAACCGCCTGCTGAACGGCTGGCAGCTGTCGAAACTCTATACCTTCGAGGTGGCTGCGCGGCACGAGTCTTTTGCGCTGGCGGCGGATGAGCTGTCGCTGACGCCAGGCGCCATCAGCCACCGCATCAATCAGCTGGAAGATGAGCTGGGCATACAGCTCTTTGTGCGTTCCCACCGTAAGGTGGAGCTGACGCGAGAGGGAAAGCGGGTGTTCTGGGCGGTGAAGGCGTCGCTGGATGCGCTGAACCAGGAGGTGCTGGATATCAAAAATCAGGAGCTGTCCGGCACGCTGACGGTTTACTGTCGCCCGTCCATCGCGCAGTGCTGGCTGGTGCCCGCGCTGGGGGATTTTACCCGCCGTTATCCGGCGATATCGCTGACCATGCTGACCGGGAACGATGACGTCAATTTACAGCGCAGCGGCATCGATCTGGCGCTCTACTTTGACGATACCCCTTCGTCGCATCTGAACCACCATTTTCTGATGGATGAGGCCATCCTGCCGGTTTGCAGCCCGCAGTATGCCCGTACCTACGAGCTGCTGCGCCACCCGGATAATCTCCGCCACTGCACACTGCTGCACGACCGGCAGGCCTGGAGCCACGACTCGGGTACCGACGAGTGGAGCAGCTGGGCCCAGCATGCGGGAATAGCGCTGCCGCAATCGGCAGGCATCGGTTTCGATCGTTCGGATTTAGCGGTGATTGCGGCGATTAACCACGTCGGCGTGGCGATGGGACGCCAGCGGCTGGTACAAAAACGCCTCGACAGCGGAGAGCTGGTGGCGCCCTTCGGCGAGCTGACGCTCAAGTGCCACCAGTATTACTACATTTCGACCCTGCCGGGGCGGCAGTGGCCGAAGATAGACGCTTTTATCAGCTGGCTTCAGGGGCTGGCGAACCCGACTAAATCGTCTGCTGCTTCTGGCTAA
- the emrD gene encoding multidrug efflux MFS transporter EmrD, whose product MKRHKNINLLLMLVLLVAVGQMAQTIYIPAIADMAQELNVREGAVQSVMAAYLLTYGVSQLFYGPLSDRIGRRPVILAGMTIFMLATLIAITTHSLTVLIAASAMQGMGTGVGGVMARTLPRDLYQGTQLRHANSLLNMGILVSPLLAPLIGGMLDTLWSWRACYAFLLVLCAIVTFSMARWMPETRPSEAPRTRLITSYKTLFGTGAFNCYLLMLVGGLAGIAVFEACSGVLMGAVLGLNSMTVSILFILPIPAAFLGAWVAGRPNKAFPTLMWQSVVSCVAAGLMMWIPGLLGVMTVWTLLIPAALFFFGAGMLFPLATSGAMEPFPFLAGTAGALVGGLQNIGSGVLAWLSAMLPQTGQASLGLLMTLMGLLILLCWLPLASRFSQKQQTI is encoded by the coding sequence ATGAAAAGGCATAAGAACATCAATTTGTTGTTGATGCTGGTATTGCTGGTGGCCGTCGGTCAGATGGCGCAAACCATTTATATTCCGGCAATTGCCGATATGGCGCAGGAGCTGAACGTGCGTGAAGGCGCGGTGCAGAGCGTCATGGCGGCCTACCTGCTGACCTACGGCGTCTCACAGCTGTTTTACGGCCCGCTGTCGGACCGCATCGGCCGTCGCCCGGTGATTCTGGCCGGCATGACGATTTTTATGCTGGCGACGCTTATCGCCATTACCACCCACAGCCTGACGGTGCTGATTGCCGCCAGCGCCATGCAGGGGATGGGCACCGGCGTCGGCGGCGTGATGGCGCGGACGCTGCCGCGCGATCTCTATCAGGGGACGCAGCTGCGCCACGCCAACAGCCTGCTTAATATGGGGATTCTGGTCAGCCCGCTGCTGGCGCCGCTAATCGGCGGCATGCTGGATACGCTGTGGAGCTGGCGCGCCTGCTACGCCTTCCTGCTGGTGCTGTGTGCGATAGTCACCTTCAGCATGGCGCGCTGGATGCCGGAAACCCGCCCCAGCGAGGCGCCGCGCACGCGGCTAATCACCAGCTACAAAACGCTGTTCGGCACCGGCGCGTTCAACTGCTATCTGCTGATGCTGGTTGGCGGCCTGGCGGGGATTGCGGTGTTTGAAGCCTGCTCCGGAGTGCTGATGGGCGCGGTGCTCGGCCTTAACAGTATGACGGTCAGTATCCTGTTTATTCTGCCGATCCCGGCGGCGTTTTTAGGCGCATGGGTCGCCGGACGACCGAACAAAGCCTTCCCGACCCTGATGTGGCAGTCGGTCGTCAGCTGCGTAGCGGCCGGGTTGATGATGTGGATCCCCGGACTGCTCGGCGTGATGACCGTCTGGACGCTGCTGATCCCGGCCGCGCTGTTCTTCTTCGGCGCCGGGATGCTGTTTCCGCTGGCGACCAGCGGCGCAATGGAGCCGTTCCCGTTCCTCGCCGGCACCGCCGGGGCGCTGGTGGGCGGCCTGCAGAACATCGGCTCCGGCGTGCTCGCCTGGCTCTCCGCGATGCTGCCGCAGACCGGACAGGCCAGCTTAGGCCTGCTGATGACCCTGATGGGGCTGCTGATCCTGCTGTGCTGGCTGCCGCTGGCGTCGCGCTTTAGCCAGAAGCAGCAGACGATTTAG